The following DNA comes from Flavisolibacter ginsenosidimutans.
TATTCAAAAACCTTCAAGAACCGCGACAACTTTTTGGCCTCGCTTTACTTCAAGCACACCAACAATTTGATCACCCGCATTCAGGCTTTGGAAGCCGATACGGTTTTGAAGAAAACAATTCCCGTCAACACCTTTCAAAACGCAAACAATTCTTACGTCACCGGTTTGGAATTAACAAGCCGCAACAAGGTGACGAAGTTTTGGGACCTCACAACCAATTTCAATTTGTTTACCGCAAAGATTGACCTAACCGATCAACCCGACCCGGACCAGATTGTGAGCTATTTCTTTAAGGTGAACAACTCGTTCAAATTGCCGAAGAATTTCTCGCTTCAACTTTCGGGCGACTATCAATCGAAAATCATTTCCTCGCCCGGCGGCCGCGGAACCGGCGGAGGCGGCGGCGGCTTTATGGGCGGCGGTGGAGGCGGTGGCTTCTTCGGCGGTTCACAATCAGCAGCGCAAGGCTTTATTCGTCCGAACTACGGCGTGGATGCGGCCATTCGTTTTGAGTTCCTGAAAAACAAAGTGGCTTCGCTTTCGCTGAATGTAAACGACATTTTCCGCACACGGGTTTTCGACCAGCACACAGAAACATCTTTCTTTGTGCAGGATGCGCAGCGCCGCAGAGACCCGCAGGTTTTCCGTCTCAATTTCAACTACCGTTTTGGTAAGTTTGATGTTTCGTTGTTCAAGCGCAAAAACACCAAAGCAGATAACAACGTGGACATGAACGGCGGCAATCCGAACTTCTAAACTTATTAACCGAAAGGCTACAAAGCCCCGCAATTGCGGGGCTTTGTTTTTAACGCCTATTTTTGACGCCATGAAAAAATTTGCCATCGTTGGCGGTACAGAGCTTGCAAAGGTTCACGCGAAAAACATTCAACGAAAAGGAAAACTTGTTGCGGTTTGTAGTACGGATGAATGGGGAACCGAAGCCTTGGGAATTGAATACAGCGCCAAAGCTTACTACTCGTTTGATGAGATGCTGGCAACGGAGAAAGAAATTGATATTGTCGTTGTTTGTTCCGCTGTTGGCTTTCATGCAGAACACATCATTAAATCTTTGCAAGCCGGAAAAGACGTGCTGTGCGAAAGCCCGTTGTGTTTAACAAAAGCAGCAGCCTGGCAAATTATCGAAACAGAAAAATATTGCAGGCGAAGGGTGTATTTGATTCAAACACCGAGTTTTTTTTCGCCTTTCAAACGTTTTGGTAACGATGGTTGGAAAAAAAACATTGAAAAGGCTCGAAGTTTTCAGGTTGATTGCACGATGAGTTTACCGATAGGATTTCTTTCAGGTATAAACGGCCAAAAGTTTCCAGGAGGCGGCCTTTTATATAAACCATTTGGTTTAGTCATTGACCTATTGCTTTCGCTTTTTGGTGAGATAAAAACGACCGAAGGCTTCTTAACGTTTCCAGATGATAAAACCTCCGACAGCGTTGAAGACGCCGGTGTTGCGGTTATAAAGATGCACAGCGGAGTTGTTGGAACGTTTCATTGGTCAACGTTAACTACTAATCGCCGAAGCCTAACAATTATCATCGGAAACAATATCTTGGAAATCGATATTGAGGAACCAGAACTACTCCGGATGCAAGCGCATCGCCAGTATAATATTGCCACAATAGAAGGACTCATGGCAAGGCTTTACAAAGAAGTGTACGATGATTTATCAAAAGCTTTGCGCGGCAAGGACATAAACTTTCCGACTGCAATCGACGGCGCCAAAACCGTAGAAGCCATTGAAAACATTTACAAAGCCCTCCGTTGAAGCAGATTTATTTCACCGTTACCAACGACCTGACTTATGACCAACGGATGCAGCGAATTTGCACCTCGTTAAGCAATGGGGGTTATCAAATAACGTTGGTCGGCCGAAAGTTGAAGTCTTCGGTTCCGTTGCAACGAAAGCCTTACGCACAAAAACGGCTTCGCTGTTTTTTCAACAAAGGCTTTCTGTTTTACAGCGAATACAACCTGCGGCTTTTCTTTTTTCTACTTGCAAAAAAAATGGACGCCGTTTGCGCCATTGACCTTGACACCGTTTTGCCTTGTTACTTTGTTTCGCTTCTTCGAAAGAAAAAAAAGGTTTACGATGCGCATGAATTGTTCTGCGAAATGAAAGAAGTGGTTAGCCGTCCGCAAGTTCACAAACTTTGGAAGGCCGTTGAAAAATTTTGCGTACCAAAGTTTGCGCAAGGCTACACTGTAAACGCTAACATTCGCGACATTTTGAAAGAAGAATACGGCGTGCATTACGAGGTGATCAAAAACGTGCCGCTGCTGCAAGAAAAACCGCCGCCTGCACAACCAGAAAATTTCATTTTGTACCAGGGCGCGGTTAACGAAGGGCGAAGTTTTGAAACCCTGATTCCCGCTTTTCAGTGGATAAACGTTCCGTTCTTTATTTACGGCGATGGAAATTTTCTATCGCAGGCAAAAGTTCTTATAAAAGAAAACAAGCTGGAAGAAAAAATATTTTTGAAAGGTAAAGCCGAACCGGGTGAATTAAAAAAGATTACGCCGCATGCTTTGCTCGGCATCAGTGTGTTTGAGAACAAAGGCAAAAGCAATTACTATTCACTGGCCAACCGCTTTTTCGATTACATGCACGCCGGCGTGCCGCAGTTGTGTGTTGACTATCCCGCTTATAGGGAAATAAACGATGAATACAAAGTGGCTGTTCTCACAAACGACCTTTCTTCACCATCATTGGCAGAAAAAATAAACGCCGTGATTCACGACGAAGCGCTGATGGATGAACTTCGACAAAATTGTATCCGTGCCCGTGAAAAGTTCAATTGGCAGGCAGAAGAAAAAATTTTGCTTCAATTTTATCAACACTTGTTTGCTTGACTAATCATTTACACATCGTTTGCCTTGATGCACCCTCGCCACCCGATTACGGCGGCGCTATTGACATGTTCTACAAAATCAAAGCGCTGGCGCAAACGGGCAAAAAAATCATTCTTCATTATTTTAATTACAATGCTTCAAGAAGCGCAAAAGGTCTTGAAGAAGATTGCGAAGCCGTTTACGCCTATAAACGAAAATCCTTTTTTAACGCATTGCCTCTCTCTCAACCCTTCATCGTTCAATCAAGAATCAGCAAGGATTTGATTGCGAGGCTCAACAAAGACAAACACCCAATTTTACTGGAAGGCTTGCATTGTTCGGGCATCGTTCCTTTCCTTAACAATCCTAAACGCGTTGTGTTGCGAATGCACAACGATGAAGCAGCCTATTATCACCATCTTGCCAAAACAGAAAAGAATCTTTTAAAGCGCCGTTACTTCCTGCAAGAAAGCAGGCTGCTGAAAACTTATCAAAAAACACTCGACAAACAAATTTCTCTTGCCTGCCTTTCCGAAACAGACATGGAAACCTTTAAAACAGCCTACGGTTTTCAAAAAACGACTTTCATTCCCTGCTTTCTTCCCTGGCAAAAACTTTCCATCAAAGAAGGAAAAGGCGATTACTGTTTGTATCACGGCAACCTGCTTGTTTCGGAAAACGAAGAAGCGGCGCTCTGGTTAATGCAGGAAGTTTTTAGCAAGATTGATGTGCCGCTTGTAATTGCTGGAAAAAACATTTCAAAAAAACTATTGAAGGCAGCGACTAACTACAAAAATATTGAGTTGGTGAACAAACCAACGATAAACGAAATTGAAAGCCTCGTTCAGGCCGCACACATAAATGTGTTGCCTTCGATGAACAATACCGGCGTGAAATTAAAGCTGCTGAATGCCTTGCTGAACGGACGCCATTGCATCACCAATTACAACGGCGTTAAAGGCAGCCGTATTAAAGAAGGAATTAGCGTTGAAGAAGAACCGGAACAATGGGCAGAGCAAATCAACCGCCTGATGCAACGCTCTTTTACTGCGCAAGACGTTGCTGCTCGAAAAACAGTTTTAAGTCTTTACAACAACATGCAGAATGCGGAAAAACTTAATGCACTATGGTAGCGTTGTCAATCACACGGCCGGCTTCGGTTTTCACCATGCGGGCCGGGTATTTTTGAATCACAATGTAGTCGTGCGTAGCCATTACTACTGATGTTCCGTAATCCCGCGCAATGTGTATGAGAAGGTTCATGATCTCGTCCGAAGTTTCTGGATCAAGGTTACCGGTAGGTTCGTCCGCTAAAATTAATTTCGGAGAATTGAGCAAGGCCCGCGCAATGTCCACACGCTGTTGCTCGCCGCCGCTCATCTCGTAAGTCATTTTAAATCCTTTCGATTTCAATCCCACTTTGTCCAGCACGTCGGCGATTTTTTCGTTCATCAGTTTTTCATCTTTCCAGCCAGTGGCACGCAAAACAAACTTGAGGTTGTCGTTCACGTTGCGGTCGGTTAGCAATTGAAAATCCTGAAACACCACGCCCAAATTGCGGCGCAGGTAAGGCACGGTCTTCCACGTTATTTTTCGCAAATCATAACCCACTACGCTGGCTTGTCCCTGTTTAAGCGGCAACTCGCCGTACATCGTTTTCAACAGGCTTGATTTTCCCGTTCCCGTCTTGCCAACAAGGTAAACAAACTCGCCTTTCTGCACTTGCAGGTTTACGTTCTGCAACACCAAATTATCGCCCTGGTAAATGTTTGCGTCCTGTATCTCAATGATGGTTTCCGCCATTCCAATTTTATTTGGTGCAAAATAAAAAAGAAACGACGAGGGCAAGGCCAATTATTTGTCAAACTAAAAAATTAGTTGATTAACTAAAAAATTAGTTATAGCTTCATTTCCGAAATCAAAAGCATGAAAACACTCACCAAAGCCGAAGAGCAAGTGATGCAAGCCGTGTGGAAAGTGAAAGAGGGATTCATTCGCGACATACTGGAAGCCATGCCCGCGCCAAAGCCGCACCAGAACACGGTTTCCACCATCCTGAAAATATTGGTTGACAAAGAATTTGTCGGCATCAGGGTATACGGCCGCCAGCACCATTATTACCCGCTTGTAACAAAAGACGCTTACTCCAAATCATCCATAAAAAATTTAGTCAAGGGCTATTTTGGAGGCTCCTTCAGCGATGCCGTTTCGTTTATGGTGAAGGAAAACAGCTTGAGCGTAGAAGAACTGGAAATTTTATTAACCCAGCTTAAAAAAGCAAAAAAATGACGGTGCTTCTATCTTATTTGCTAAAAGCGGTTTTGTGCTCCGGCGTGCTGTATTTGTATTACGCCCTGGCCTTAAAAAACAAAATCTTTCATCACTGGAACCGTTTTTATTTGCTCGCCGCCGTTGTTCTTTCATTGGCACTTCCATTGGTCCAAATTGCCGTGTTTTCGCCGGAGGACGAGACTAACGCAATTCGGTTCATCAAAACGGTGCAGGCGGCAGACGATTATCTTCAAAATATTACCGTTACTGCTCACACCCATTCTTTCGACACAACCGAATGGCTGCTGGCTGGATACGCAACCGGAAGTCTTGTACTGCTGGCCCTTTTCGCGGTTTCATTGTTGCACATAAAAAAACTTCTTCAAACGCACGTGGTAAAAAAGCTTGACCGGATAAATTTTGTAAACACCCGCGAACCCGGCACGCCGTTCTCTTTCCTCCGATACATCTTTTGGAACGAAGATATCTCCCTGCAAAGCGAAACGGGGCGCTGCATTTTTGAACACGAGCTTGTACACGTAACCGAAAAACACACGGCTGATAAATTGTTTATGCAAATCGTGTTGGTGTTTTTCTGGTGCAATCCTTTCTTCTGGCTTATGCGCCGCGAATTGAGTTTCGTTCATGAATTTATCGCCGACAAGAAAGCCGTTGGCAATCGCGGCGCAAGCGCCTTCGCTGCAATGATTTTGCAAACAACGTTTCCACAACAATATTCTTCCATCACCAATTCATTCTTTCAATTATCCATTAAACGAAGATTTGCTATGCTGACAAAACAAAACAATCCCAAGCTGGCTTATGCCGTACGCATCGTTGCCCTGCCCGTGTTGGCCCTTGTTGTTTTTGCCTTTACCGTTCGCACAAAAGAAGGAGTAGCAAGAACAACCGCACCGCTTCCGTTGATTGCGTTCAAAACCGACACGCTGCCGAAAAAAGAAAAACAAATCGTATCGGTAGATGTAAACAAAGCAAAGCAATTGCTGACCATTTATTACGCCGATGGAAGTTGCGAAACGATGACGGAGAAGGAAGCGACTGATCGCGGATTGATAAACAACGGCGGATATGCAAACATTCAAAAATTGCCTGCGAAAAAGAACATTACGAAAGCCGGGATACGCTTGGAAGATTCATCGGTCAAGCCTTTAATTGTTGTGGACGGAACCGTGGTGGCATACACCGCAATGTCAACGATCAACCCGAACGACATTGAATCTATAAACGTATTAAAAGGCGAAACGGCAAATGCGAAATACGGCGACAAAGGGTCGAACGGCGTCATAGAAATTACGATGAAGAAAAAACAAACCGGAGCACCCACGGCTGTTGAGGTTACGGGCAAGCCGTTGCAACGAGACTTAACACCAGTAATTGTAGAAGGAAAGCCGTTTAACAATAACGGCAGTACGATCACACAAACAAGTACATCCAAAAACGAGGAAGTGGTGGTTGTGGGTCATCCGTTAAACCATGAACCTTTGTTTGAACAAAGTGAAACGCCGGCATCTGTTGACCAGCAGGTATGGCGCAACTTCCTTGAAAAAAACATGCAGCCCATTGTCGAAAACATGACACAAAACGGCGCAAAAAAAGGCAAGTACATTGCCAACGTTCGCTTTGTGGTAGAGAAAGATGGTTCGCTATCCGATATACAATCGGTAAATACAATAGGCTACGGTGCCGACGATAAAATTGTTGACATGATGAAGTCGTCGCCAAAATGGAAACCTGCGGAACAAAACAGAAAGATCGTTTGCTCGTTTCACACGCAACCCATCACGGTTGTAATAACCAATTAAAATTCATACAAAATGCGTTGACCGTTTTGCTCAATGGTTAACGTATTTTCTTTCCCGGCTTCTACCCTTCCAATCACTTGCGCATCTATTCCGAAATCGTTTGCAATGCCGATGAGTTCGTCGGCATTTTTCTCGTCTGTATAAATTTCCAGACGGCAGCCCATGTTGAACACCTGGTACATTTCTTTGTCATCAGCGCCACTGCTTTTTTGAATCAAGTCAAAGATTTCGGGCGGACCAAACAAATTGTCTTTGATGACATGCACACCTTCCGGCATGTATTTCATGCACTTTGTTTGTCCGCCGCCGCTGCAATGGATCAAGCCGTTAACAACAGCAAAATTTTCTTCCAGAATTTGCTTCACCACCGGCGCAAAGGTTCGCGTGGGCGAAAGAATCAACTTGCCAACCGTTGTTGAGAATTCTTTGTTGCGAAAAGAAACATATATGGCATCGGTCAACTTGTTCGAGCCGATATAAACTACCTCTTCGCTAAGGGTTTCGTCAAAACTTTCAGGAAAAGCTTTAGCATAATGTTTACTTAGTACATCATGCCGCGCAGATGTCAGTCCGTTTGAACCGATGCCGCTGTTGTACTCAGTTTCGTAAACCGCTTTACCGTAGCTTGCTAAACCCACAATCACGTTGCCGGGTTTTATGTTTTTGTTCGTTACAAGCGCCTCTTTTTTCCATCGTGCGGCCATCGTTCCGTTCACGGCAATTGTTTTTACCACATCGCCTACGTCGGCTGTTTCGCCGCCCAAAAAAGCAATGTCCACGCCGTGCGCATCCATTGTGTCAAAGAATTCCTGTGAGCCTTCAATCAGGACCTTCAACACTTCACCGGGAATGCGAGCTTTGTTGCGGTCAATGGAAGAAGAGAACAAAAGGTTTTTGTAGATGCCAACGCAAAGCAAGTCATCGAGGTTCATCACAATGGCGTCTTGCGCAATGCCCCGCCACACAGAAACGTCGCCCGTTTCTTTCCAATACAAATAAGCCAGAATGCTTTTGGTTCCTGCGCCGTCGGCGTGCATCACATTCACCCACTCTTTGTCACCGCCCAGCACGTCTTCGTAAATCTTGCAGAAGGCTTTTGGGTAAAGACCTTTGTCAATGTTTTTTGTGGCGGCGTGCACTTCTTCTTTTTGTGCCGACACGCCGCGTTTGGAGTAAAGAGACATGCGGCGAAGATAATCCCCTGCTGATTATCTTCGCGGGCACGTATGCAGGTTCACCGCAGCATTGAAAATCTTCCGTTGTTTAAAAATGCAGTCATAACAATTGGCTCGTTCGACGGCGTTCACCTGGGCCATCAAAAAATTATTGCGGCGCTTTGCGACGAAGCAAAAAAAGTGAACGGCGAAACCGTCATCATTACTTTTCATCCGCACCCTCGAAAAATTGTACAGCCCGACAAGCCTTTGCAATTGCTCAACACACTTGATGAAAAAATTTGGTTGTTGGAAAACGCGGGTATTGGTCACTTGATTGTTGTGCCTTTCACACAAGAATTTTCCGAACAAAGTGCTGATGACTACATCGAACATTTCCTCATCAGAAACTTTGGGCCTGCTTGCATCATCATCGGCTACGATCATCGTTTTGGAAAGGGCCGCACAGGCAATTACAAGCTACTGGAAAAAAGAGCCGCGGAATTCAATTACCGTCTTGTTGAAATTCCGCAGCATTTGCTAAACGAAATTGAAGTCAGCTCAACAAAAATTCGCACCGCCATTTTGGAAAGCGATGTCGCCACAGCGAATCGTCTTTTGGGCTATTCTTTCTTTTTTGAAGGCGAGGTTGTGCAGGGCGATAAACTCGGAAGAACGCTTGGCTATCCAACCGCCAATTTGCTTTATACCGATGCGGATAAAATTCATCTGGGTCACGGCGTGTATGCCGTTTATGCCGATGTAATTGGAGAACGAAAAAAGGGGATGATGAGCATTGGCACGCGGCCCACGTTGAACAAGAGCGAAGAAAAAGTAGAAGTCAATCTTTTTGATTTTGACCAAATCATTTACGGCGAAACAATGCGTGTGACGGTTGAACATTTTCTTCGCGGGCAGGAAAAATATCCTTCGCTTGATGTGATGGTAGAACAACTGCACAAAGACAAGGGAAAAAGCCTCCGGCTCTTATAACGGCGCAATCATTTTCACCACCATTTCTTTCAGCAATTCAGCGTCGTCGGTATTGGCATCGTTCACCCCAAGGTTGCGGAGATTGTATTCGTATAACAGCAGCAGCAGTTTCTCAATTTCGTTGTAGCTGTATTTTGTTGAAGTGGAAATGTAATCACGCACAAAGAAGGCATTTACACCAAGCGCCGTAGCCACGGTCTTTTCGTCTTTTGATGATACGGTGTACACCACCTGCACCTTGCTAAAAAAATTATAAAGCGAAGGAAACACCAATGGCAACGGCGCTGCTTTAGGATTGGAACCAAAATACTGCACAATGCGAATGGCCTTGTACAAGTCGCGCTGGGCAATGGCTTGCTGCAATTCAAATACGTTGAACTCCTTGCTTACGCCTACGTATTTTTCAATCTCGTCTTCGGTTATTTGCTTCCGGTCTTTCAGGTTCAGCGCCAGCTTATCCACTTCGTTATTCAACCGGCTCAGGTCGTTGCCAATGTGATCAATCAATAAAAACAAAGCCTTCTTTGTGATAGTGTAGCCCTTCAGTTTTACCAGTTCGGATGTCCATTCGGGCAAGGCGCTGTCGTACATTTTTTTAGTGCTCATTAGCACGGCCTTTTCTTTTAACAGCCTTGCAAGCTTTGTGCGGCCGTCCACTTTTTTGCCTTTATAG
Coding sequences within:
- a CDS encoding glycosyltransferase, which produces MTNHLHIVCLDAPSPPDYGGAIDMFYKIKALAQTGKKIILHYFNYNASRSAKGLEEDCEAVYAYKRKSFFNALPLSQPFIVQSRISKDLIARLNKDKHPILLEGLHCSGIVPFLNNPKRVVLRMHNDEAAYYHHLAKTEKNLLKRRYFLQESRLLKTYQKTLDKQISLACLSETDMETFKTAYGFQKTTFIPCFLPWQKLSIKEGKGDYCLYHGNLLVSENEEAALWLMQEVFSKIDVPLVIAGKNISKKLLKAATNYKNIELVNKPTINEIESLVQAAHINVLPSMNNTGVKLKLLNALLNGRHCITNYNGVKGSRIKEGISVEEEPEQWAEQINRLMQRSFTAQDVAARKTVLSLYNNMQNAEKLNALW
- a CDS encoding M56 family metallopeptidase, coding for MTVLLSYLLKAVLCSGVLYLYYALALKNKIFHHWNRFYLLAAVVLSLALPLVQIAVFSPEDETNAIRFIKTVQAADDYLQNITVTAHTHSFDTTEWLLAGYATGSLVLLALFAVSLLHIKKLLQTHVVKKLDRINFVNTREPGTPFSFLRYIFWNEDISLQSETGRCIFEHELVHVTEKHTADKLFMQIVLVFFWCNPFFWLMRRELSFVHEFIADKKAVGNRGASAFAAMILQTTFPQQYSSITNSFFQLSIKRRFAMLTKQNNPKLAYAVRIVALPVLALVVFAFTVRTKEGVARTTAPLPLIAFKTDTLPKKEKQIVSVDVNKAKQLLTIYYADGSCETMTEKEATDRGLINNGGYANIQKLPAKKNITKAGIRLEDSSVKPLIVVDGTVVAYTAMSTINPNDIESINVLKGETANAKYGDKGSNGVIEITMKKKQTGAPTAVEVTGKPLQRDLTPVIVEGKPFNNNGSTITQTSTSKNEEVVVVGHPLNHEPLFEQSETPASVDQQVWRNFLEKNMQPIVENMTQNGAKKGKYIANVRFVVEKDGSLSDIQSVNTIGYGADDKIVDMMKSSPKWKPAEQNRKIVCSFHTQPITVVITN
- a CDS encoding cell division ATP-binding protein FtsE yields the protein MAETIIEIQDANIYQGDNLVLQNVNLQVQKGEFVYLVGKTGTGKSSLLKTMYGELPLKQGQASVVGYDLRKITWKTVPYLRRNLGVVFQDFQLLTDRNVNDNLKFVLRATGWKDEKLMNEKIADVLDKVGLKSKGFKMTYEMSGGEQQRVDIARALLNSPKLILADEPTGNLDPETSDEIMNLLIHIARDYGTSVVMATHDYIVIQKYPARMVKTEAGRVIDNATIVH
- a CDS encoding BlaI/MecI/CopY family transcriptional regulator, which encodes MKTLTKAEEQVMQAVWKVKEGFIRDILEAMPAPKPHQNTVSTILKILVDKEFVGIRVYGRQHHYYPLVTKDAYSKSSIKNLVKGYFGGSFSDAVSFMVKENSLSVEELEILLTQLKKAKK
- a CDS encoding AIR synthase-related protein encodes the protein MSLYSKRGVSAQKEEVHAATKNIDKGLYPKAFCKIYEDVLGGDKEWVNVMHADGAGTKSILAYLYWKETGDVSVWRGIAQDAIVMNLDDLLCVGIYKNLLFSSSIDRNKARIPGEVLKVLIEGSQEFFDTMDAHGVDIAFLGGETADVGDVVKTIAVNGTMAARWKKEALVTNKNIKPGNVIVGLASYGKAVYETEYNSGIGSNGLTSARHDVLSKHYAKAFPESFDETLSEEVVYIGSNKLTDAIYVSFRNKEFSTTVGKLILSPTRTFAPVVKQILEENFAVVNGLIHCSGGGQTKCMKYMPEGVHVIKDNLFGPPEIFDLIQKSSGADDKEMYQVFNMGCRLEIYTDEKNADELIGIANDFGIDAQVIGRVEAGKENTLTIEQNGQRILYEF
- the holA gene encoding DNA polymerase III subunit delta, with amino-acid sequence MTPEKIITDLKKGQIKPVYWLEGEEGYFIDTLIDFAEHNILSESEAGFNLTIFYGRDTAWPDVINACRRYPMFSEKQVVIIKEAQDLKGIEKLESYVEKPLSSTLLFVAYKGKKVDGRTKLARLLKEKAVLMSTKKMYDSALPEWTSELVKLKGYTITKKALFLLIDHIGNDLSRLNNEVDKLALNLKDRKQITEDEIEKYVGVSKEFNVFELQQAIAQRDLYKAIRIVQYFGSNPKAAPLPLVFPSLYNFFSKVQVVYTVSSKDEKTVATALGVNAFFVRDYISTSTKYSYNEIEKLLLLLYEYNLRNLGVNDANTDDAELLKEMVVKMIAPL
- a CDS encoding Gfo/Idh/MocA family protein — its product is MKKFAIVGGTELAKVHAKNIQRKGKLVAVCSTDEWGTEALGIEYSAKAYYSFDEMLATEKEIDIVVVCSAVGFHAEHIIKSLQAGKDVLCESPLCLTKAAAWQIIETEKYCRRRVYLIQTPSFFSPFKRFGNDGWKKNIEKARSFQVDCTMSLPIGFLSGINGQKFPGGGLLYKPFGLVIDLLLSLFGEIKTTEGFLTFPDDKTSDSVEDAGVAVIKMHSGVVGTFHWSTLTTNRRSLTIIIGNNILEIDIEEPELLRMQAHRQYNIATIEGLMARLYKEVYDDLSKALRGKDINFPTAIDGAKTVEAIENIYKALR
- a CDS encoding bifunctional riboflavin kinase/FAD synthetase; translation: MQVHRSIENLPLFKNAVITIGSFDGVHLGHQKIIAALCDEAKKVNGETVIITFHPHPRKIVQPDKPLQLLNTLDEKIWLLENAGIGHLIVVPFTQEFSEQSADDYIEHFLIRNFGPACIIIGYDHRFGKGRTGNYKLLEKRAAEFNYRLVEIPQHLLNEIEVSSTKIRTAILESDVATANRLLGYSFFFEGEVVQGDKLGRTLGYPTANLLYTDADKIHLGHGVYAVYADVIGERKKGMMSIGTRPTLNKSEEKVEVNLFDFDQIIYGETMRVTVEHFLRGQEKYPSLDVMVEQLHKDKGKSLRLL
- a CDS encoding glycosyltransferase is translated as MKQIYFTVTNDLTYDQRMQRICTSLSNGGYQITLVGRKLKSSVPLQRKPYAQKRLRCFFNKGFLFYSEYNLRLFFFLLAKKMDAVCAIDLDTVLPCYFVSLLRKKKKVYDAHELFCEMKEVVSRPQVHKLWKAVEKFCVPKFAQGYTVNANIRDILKEEYGVHYEVIKNVPLLQEKPPPAQPENFILYQGAVNEGRSFETLIPAFQWINVPFFIYGDGNFLSQAKVLIKENKLEEKIFLKGKAEPGELKKITPHALLGISVFENKGKSNYYSLANRFFDYMHAGVPQLCVDYPAYREINDEYKVAVLTNDLSSPSLAEKINAVIHDEALMDELRQNCIRAREKFNWQAEEKILLQFYQHLFA